From the Hevea brasiliensis isolate MT/VB/25A 57/8 chromosome 15, ASM3005281v1, whole genome shotgun sequence genome, one window contains:
- the LOC110668793 gene encoding protein disulfide-isomerase 5-3 isoform X2 yields MISTSRLKSVDFYRKIPRDLTEASLSGAGLSIIAALFMVFLFGMELNNYLTISSSTSVIVDKSSDGDFLRIDFNLSFPALSCEFASVDVSDVLGTNRLNITKTIRKFSIDHDLRSIGSEFHSEPILHDIKHGDDFDGEVGEGSVLITDRNFDQYSYQFPILVINFYAPWCYWSNRLKSSWESAAKIIRERYDPEVDGRIILGRVDCTREVDLCRRHHIQGYPSIRIFRKGSDVREDHGHHDHESYYGDRDTESLVKTVEGLVVPLRIGSRKSDNSTQNAKRPAPMTGGCRIEGYVRVKKVPGNLIISAHSGSHSFDSSEMNMSHVISHLSFGMKVSPKMMNDAKRLIPYIGGSHDKLNGRSFINHRDADANVTIEHYLQVVKTEVVARRSSREYKLLEEYEYTAHSSLVQSVYIPVAKFHFELSPMQVLITENPKSFSHFVTNVAGILDSILHNTIRMMKKVELGKNY; encoded by the exons GAACTGAATAATTATTTAACAATTAGCTCCTCTACATCTGTTATTGTTGACAAGAGTTCTGATGGGGACTTCTTACGTATTGATTTTAATCTAAG CTTTCCTGCTCTCTCCTGTGAATTTGCATCAGTTGACGTGAGTGATGTGTTGGGAACT AACAGGTTGAATATAACCAAAACAATCCGCAAATTTTCAATAGATCACGATTTAAGGTCCATTGGCTCTGAGTTTCACTCAGAACCAATTTTGCATGACATTAAGCATGGAGATGATTTTGATGGAGAAGTTGGTGAAGGATCTGTTTTAATAACTGATCGTAATTTTGATCAGTACTCATATCA GTTTCCAATTTTGGTTATTAACTTTTATGCACCTTGGTGCTACTGGAGTAATCGTCTG AAATCTTCATGGGAAAGTGCTGCTAAAATAATAAGAGAAAG ataTGATCCGGAAGTGGATGGACGCATTATTTTGGGGAGGGTTGATTGCACAAGAGAAGTTGATTTGTGTAGGAG GCATCATATACAAGGTTATCCCTCGATTCGCATTTTTCGTAAAGGAAGTGATGTCAg AGAAGACCATGGACACCATGATCATGAATCTTATTATGGAGATCGAGATACAGAAAGCCTGGTTAAG ACAGTGGAAGGTTTAGTTGTACCTCTTCGAATAGGATCTCGTAAGTCTGATAATTCAACACAGAATGCCAAAAGACCAGCACCTATGACAGGAGGATGTAGAATTGAAGGATATGTGCGTGTAAAGAAG GTTCCAGGCAACCTCATCATCTCAGCTCACTCAGGGTCACATTCCTTTGATTCTTCTGAAATGAACATGTCGCATGTCATATCCCATCTTTCATTTGGCATGAAGGTTTCTCCCAAGATGATGAATGATGCAAAGAGATTGATTCCTTATATTGGTGGAAGTCATGACAAGTTGAATGGGCGGTCATTCATTAATCACCGTGATGCGGACGCCAATGTTACA ATCGAGCATTATCTTCAAGTAGTTAAAACTGAAGTGGTTGCAAGACGATCTTCTCGTGAATATAAATTACTTGAAGAGTATGAATACACAGCCCACAGTAGTTTGGTGCAGAGTGTGTACATACCTGTTGCAAAATTCCATTTTGAGCTCTCTCCCATGCAG GTCCTAATCACAGAAAATCCAAAATCATTCTCTCATTTTGTCACCAAT GTTGCTGGGATTTTGGATTCAATTTTGCACAACACAATTAGAATGATGAAAAAAGTTGAATTAGGCAAAAATTATTGA
- the LOC110668793 gene encoding protein disulfide-isomerase 5-3 isoform X1 — MISTSRLKSVDFYRKIPRDLTEASLSGAGLSIIAALFMVFLFGMELNNYLTISSSTSVIVDKSSDGDFLRIDFNLSFPALSCEFASVDVSDVLGTNRLNITKTIRKFSIDHDLRSIGSEFHSEPILHDIKHGDDFDGEVGEGSVLITDRNFDQYSYQFPILVINFYAPWCYWSNRLKSSWESAAKIIRERYDPEVDGRIILGRVDCTREVDLCRRHHIQGYPSIRIFRKGSDVREDHGHHDHESYYGDRDTESLVKTVEGLVVPLRIGSRKSDNSTQNAKRPAPMTGGCRIEGYVRVKKVPGNLIISAHSGSHSFDSSEMNMSHVISHLSFGMKVSPKMMNDAKRLIPYIGGSHDKLNGRSFINHRDADANVTIEHYLQVVKTEVVARRSSREYKLLEEYEYTAHSSLVQSVYIPVAKFHFELSPMQVLITENPKSFSHFVTNVCAIIGGVFTVAGILDSILHNTIRMMKKVELGKNY; from the exons GAACTGAATAATTATTTAACAATTAGCTCCTCTACATCTGTTATTGTTGACAAGAGTTCTGATGGGGACTTCTTACGTATTGATTTTAATCTAAG CTTTCCTGCTCTCTCCTGTGAATTTGCATCAGTTGACGTGAGTGATGTGTTGGGAACT AACAGGTTGAATATAACCAAAACAATCCGCAAATTTTCAATAGATCACGATTTAAGGTCCATTGGCTCTGAGTTTCACTCAGAACCAATTTTGCATGACATTAAGCATGGAGATGATTTTGATGGAGAAGTTGGTGAAGGATCTGTTTTAATAACTGATCGTAATTTTGATCAGTACTCATATCA GTTTCCAATTTTGGTTATTAACTTTTATGCACCTTGGTGCTACTGGAGTAATCGTCTG AAATCTTCATGGGAAAGTGCTGCTAAAATAATAAGAGAAAG ataTGATCCGGAAGTGGATGGACGCATTATTTTGGGGAGGGTTGATTGCACAAGAGAAGTTGATTTGTGTAGGAG GCATCATATACAAGGTTATCCCTCGATTCGCATTTTTCGTAAAGGAAGTGATGTCAg AGAAGACCATGGACACCATGATCATGAATCTTATTATGGAGATCGAGATACAGAAAGCCTGGTTAAG ACAGTGGAAGGTTTAGTTGTACCTCTTCGAATAGGATCTCGTAAGTCTGATAATTCAACACAGAATGCCAAAAGACCAGCACCTATGACAGGAGGATGTAGAATTGAAGGATATGTGCGTGTAAAGAAG GTTCCAGGCAACCTCATCATCTCAGCTCACTCAGGGTCACATTCCTTTGATTCTTCTGAAATGAACATGTCGCATGTCATATCCCATCTTTCATTTGGCATGAAGGTTTCTCCCAAGATGATGAATGATGCAAAGAGATTGATTCCTTATATTGGTGGAAGTCATGACAAGTTGAATGGGCGGTCATTCATTAATCACCGTGATGCGGACGCCAATGTTACA ATCGAGCATTATCTTCAAGTAGTTAAAACTGAAGTGGTTGCAAGACGATCTTCTCGTGAATATAAATTACTTGAAGAGTATGAATACACAGCCCACAGTAGTTTGGTGCAGAGTGTGTACATACCTGTTGCAAAATTCCATTTTGAGCTCTCTCCCATGCAG GTCCTAATCACAGAAAATCCAAAATCATTCTCTCATTTTGTCACCAATGTCTGTGCCATAATCGGGGGTGTTTTCACG GTTGCTGGGATTTTGGATTCAATTTTGCACAACACAATTAGAATGATGAAAAAAGTTGAATTAGGCAAAAATTATTGA